Proteins encoded within one genomic window of Companilactobacillus zhachilii:
- a CDS encoding amino acid ABC transporter permease codes for MINLLTNNWSAFISGFGWTLLSSVLALFFSLIIGSLFAILEVVPNKFLRIVGNVYVEVFRNIPLLVITMFFYLVIPLYVVKINGFTAGTIGLTIYTSAFIAETVRAGINSVDIGQMEASRGQGMTFWQAMRYIVLPQAFKYVIPPLGNQFVNLVKNSSVLAFVAGFDLMYQGNAIASQTFETVNTYIIVGIFYLIITLPISYYMQHLERKLA; via the coding sequence ATGATTAATCTATTAACAAATAACTGGAGTGCCTTTATCAGTGGTTTTGGTTGGACATTGTTATCAAGTGTTCTAGCACTATTCTTTAGTTTGATCATCGGCTCGCTATTTGCCATTTTGGAAGTAGTACCTAATAAATTTTTACGAATAGTTGGTAATGTTTACGTTGAAGTTTTCCGTAATATTCCATTGCTAGTTATTACAATGTTCTTTTACTTAGTAATTCCACTTTATGTCGTTAAAATCAATGGTTTCACTGCGGGGACGATTGGTTTAACGATTTATACATCAGCCTTTATTGCTGAAACCGTCCGTGCTGGTATCAACTCTGTTGATATTGGTCAAATGGAGGCTTCCCGTGGACAAGGTATGACTTTTTGGCAAGCAATGCGTTATATCGTTTTACCACAGGCCTTTAAATACGTTATTCCACCACTAGGAAACCAATTCGTTAACTTGGTTAAAAATTCATCAGTTCTAGCCTTTGTAGCTGGATTTGATTTGATGTACCAAGGAAATGCGATTGCATCACAAACCTTTGAAACAGTTAATACTTACATCATTGTCGGTATTTTCTATTTGATTATTACCTTACCAATTAGTTATTACATGCAACATCTAGAAAGAAAACTAGCTTAG
- a CDS encoding amino acid ABC transporter permease produces MQNWIDAYSWINIRFLLQGLWITILISVISVILSFIIGSVLGIIRYAKVPYLSKIVGFIIDVIRNLPLLLIIFFVYFGLPAFGFKPDTIPAAILAMTVFESMMIAEIIRSGIMAVDIGQMEASRAMGMKMSQAMWHIVLPQAYKKMIPALVSQFISLIKDTSLATIIVVPELMQHGQVVYGQDPNYIIPVFVAMAIMYFVVCYALSLLSKFIDRRMA; encoded by the coding sequence ATGCAAAATTGGATTGACGCTTATTCGTGGATCAATATCAGATTCCTTCTCCAAGGCTTGTGGATCACAATATTGATCTCCGTTATATCGGTGATTTTAAGTTTCATTATTGGATCAGTCTTAGGAATTATTCGTTATGCGAAAGTTCCTTATTTATCAAAAATTGTCGGCTTTATTATTGATGTTATCCGTAACTTACCATTGTTGCTGATTATTTTCTTCGTATATTTTGGCTTACCAGCCTTTGGATTCAAGCCAGATACAATACCAGCGGCAATTCTAGCAATGACCGTCTTCGAGTCAATGATGATTGCGGAAATAATCCGTTCAGGAATCATGGCAGTTGATATCGGACAAATGGAAGCCTCAAGAGCGATGGGGATGAAGATGTCTCAAGCAATGTGGCATATCGTTTTACCACAAGCATATAAAAAGATGATCCCAGCCCTAGTTAGTCAATTTATCTCATTGATCAAGGATACATCATTGGCAACAATTATCGTGGTACCAGAATTAATGCAACACGGCCAAGTAGTTTACGGACAAGATCCCAACTACATAATTCCAGTATTCGTCGCAATGGCAATTATGTATTTCGTCGTTTGTTATGCATTGTCATTACTTTCAAAATTCATCGATCGTCGAATGGCATAG
- the nhaC gene encoding Na+/H+ antiporter NhaC — translation MNKSKKDVSFREAVTILVIMLIVLGFGVIKFGLSPQTPVLVVIGLLILWAKVRGSSWDEIFDGINDGVKNGIIPIFIFILIGALIGTWIAAGIIPSMMVAGFHMISAQWFVPSVFLVCALIGTSIGSAFTIVSTIGIALFGMGQTLGMNPALVAGAIISGAIFGDKTSPLSDSTNLAAAIAEDDLFDHIKNLMWTTIPAFLISLVLYAILGNAGSGASLSKIDTTLNVLNTHFVITWWSILPIALLFACSIMKVPAIATLILNITVTVGMIFIEKPNTPVKDIAGFIENGFVSKTGNANVDALLTRGGITSMMGTVSLIFLTLSLGGLLMKFDVIQTAMTPLAKKLKTPGSVVTATILSGIGVNIFVGEQYLSVILPGKAFKETFNERGLDNLALSRVLEDGGTVINYLIPWGVAGAFAANTLGVPTLTFLPFCFFSLLSPVLSIISGFTGIGLKRQTKNEKVATA, via the coding sequence ATGAATAAGAGTAAAAAAGATGTAAGTTTTAGAGAAGCAGTCACAATTTTGGTAATTATGTTGATTGTTTTAGGATTTGGAGTTATTAAGTTTGGTTTATCGCCTCAAACGCCAGTTTTAGTAGTTATCGGCCTATTGATTTTATGGGCTAAGGTTCGAGGTAGTAGTTGGGATGAAATTTTTGATGGTATTAATGACGGTGTTAAAAACGGAATTATCCCAATTTTCATTTTTATTTTAATTGGTGCTTTGATCGGTACGTGGATTGCGGCCGGAATTATTCCATCAATGATGGTTGCCGGTTTCCACATGATTTCAGCTCAATGGTTCGTACCATCAGTTTTCTTGGTTTGTGCTCTGATTGGTACTTCAATCGGTAGTGCCTTTACCATTGTTTCAACTATCGGTATCGCTTTATTCGGAATGGGGCAAACGTTAGGCATGAATCCAGCTTTAGTTGCCGGTGCGATTATCTCAGGTGCCATTTTTGGTGATAAAACTTCACCACTTTCAGATTCAACTAACTTGGCTGCCGCAATTGCCGAAGATGATTTGTTTGATCACATTAAAAACTTGATGTGGACAACGATTCCAGCCTTTTTAATTTCATTAGTTCTTTACGCTATTTTAGGCAACGCCGGTTCCGGTGCTAGCTTGAGTAAAATTGATACAACGTTGAATGTTTTAAATACACATTTTGTTATTACATGGTGGTCCATTTTACCAATTGCATTATTGTTTGCTTGTTCAATTATGAAAGTTCCTGCTATTGCAACGTTGATTTTAAATATTACAGTCACCGTAGGAATGATTTTTATTGAAAAACCAAATACCCCAGTTAAAGATATTGCTGGTTTTATCGAAAATGGCTTTGTTTCAAAAACAGGCAATGCCAATGTTGATGCCTTATTGACGCGTGGAGGAATTACATCGATGATGGGTACTGTCTCATTAATCTTCTTAACACTGTCATTAGGTGGCTTATTAATGAAGTTTGACGTCATTCAAACAGCTATGACACCATTAGCTAAGAAATTAAAGACACCAGGTTCAGTCGTTACAGCAACAATTCTTTCTGGAATTGGCGTTAACATCTTCGTCGGTGAGCAATACTTATCAGTAATTTTGCCAGGAAAAGCATTTAAAGAAACATTTAATGAACGAGGCTTGGACAACTTAGCCTTGAGCCGTGTCCTAGAAGACGGTGGGACCGTTATTAACTACTTGATTCCATGGGGAGTAGCTGGAGCTTTTGCAGCTAATACCTTAGGAGTACCAACCTTAACCTTCTTACCATTCTGCTTCTTCAGTCTCTTGTCACCAGTTCTTTCTATTATTAGTGGATTTACGGGGATTGGATTGAAACGTCAGACGAAGAATGAAAAAGTAGCTACAGCTTAA
- a CDS encoding efflux RND transporter periplasmic adaptor subunit, with protein MKKIKIAIWGINVVLIAVILFLVLGNGFKNDNNKTDYKTYTVQRDNTNYFNGIVQETDKQAVSDQPKSEDETLTSTHVINGQKVTKGEVLFSFYRDMSSDLASANAEIQQAQLAIQAYNSTDQTTADKIELSKNQEVLAEAQAKINKINKAQSRTVLAPISGTYYKDDAGRSFIYGAPVIQGNVNEYSLDKIKLGANVTVIKNDGTKVSGNYEQKDVIPYSTRNVSYYHFRVATDDKLPYGMHVQIKTESDGYKIPSKAVWSKNTVYLLKNDKKHKKHVTMTKKDQDYYVIDGLKAGDKLVLK; from the coding sequence ATGAAGAAAATTAAGATTGCTATTTGGGGTATTAATGTTGTCCTAATTGCCGTTATTCTTTTTTTAGTTTTAGGAAACGGTTTTAAGAATGATAATAATAAAACAGATTATAAAACTTATACTGTTCAACGTGATAATACTAATTATTTCAACGGTATTGTCCAAGAGACAGATAAGCAGGCGGTCAGTGACCAACCAAAATCTGAGGATGAAACTTTGACTTCAACTCATGTTATTAATGGTCAAAAAGTAACTAAAGGTGAGGTTCTATTCAGCTTTTATCGTGATATGAGTAGTGATCTAGCTAGTGCTAACGCTGAGATTCAACAAGCCCAACTTGCTATCCAAGCATATAATTCAACTGACCAAACAACAGCTGACAAGATTGAGTTAAGTAAAAATCAAGAAGTTTTAGCTGAAGCACAAGCTAAGATCAATAAAATTAATAAGGCTCAAAGTAGAACAGTTTTGGCTCCAATTAGTGGTACTTATTACAAAGACGATGCAGGCAGAAGTTTCATTTATGGTGCCCCTGTAATTCAAGGAAACGTTAATGAATACAGTCTTGATAAAATCAAACTTGGTGCCAACGTTACAGTTATTAAAAACGATGGTACTAAGGTTTCTGGTAACTATGAACAAAAGGATGTTATTCCATACAGTACACGAAATGTTTCTTACTATCATTTCCGTGTTGCTACTGATGACAAGCTCCCATACGGTATGCATGTTCAAATCAAAACTGAATCAGATGGTTATAAGATTCCATCTAAAGCAGTCTGGAGTAAGAATACTGTCTATCTCTTGAAGAATGACAAGAAGCATAAGAAACACGTAACAATGACGAAAAAAGATCAAGATTATTACGTGATCGATGGGCTTAAGGCTGGCGACAAGCTAGTCTTAAAATAA
- a CDS encoding ABC transporter ATP-binding protein, whose product MLKVTNVGKTYGKFTALENINLEVADGEFLAVMGPSGSGKSTLINVLGLLDQSYTGEYLLEDKNYKDVNDNELSQIRGDQLGFVFQNFKLLTTYNVYENIEIPLVYSKKKQNKKHEMVEDVIKKVGLTGKEKNRPSELSGGQQQRVAIARAIVNRPKLIIADEPTGALDSKTGKEIMEIFTKLNQVGTTIIMVTHDSEVAEYAMRTVYIRDGRLYNDEKSVKNHD is encoded by the coding sequence ATGCTTAAAGTTACTAATGTAGGTAAAACTTATGGCAAATTCACTGCTTTAGAGAATATCAATTTAGAAGTAGCTGATGGTGAGTTTTTGGCTGTCATGGGACCTTCTGGATCAGGTAAATCAACTTTGATCAATGTTTTAGGGTTACTGGATCAAAGCTATACTGGTGAATATTTGCTTGAAGATAAAAATTATAAAGATGTTAATGACAATGAATTGTCACAAATTCGTGGCGATCAACTAGGATTCGTTTTTCAAAATTTCAAATTACTAACAACTTATAATGTTTATGAAAATATTGAAATCCCGCTCGTTTATAGTAAGAAAAAACAAAATAAGAAACATGAAATGGTTGAAGATGTCATAAAAAAGGTTGGCTTGACTGGGAAAGAAAAGAACCGTCCCTCCGAGTTATCTGGTGGTCAACAACAACGTGTTGCGATTGCTCGAGCAATTGTGAACCGTCCTAAGTTGATTATCGCTGATGAACCAACCGGGGCGTTGGATTCTAAAACTGGTAAAGAGATTATGGAAATTTTCACGAAATTAAACCAAGTCGGCACTACGATTATTATGGTTACGCATGATAGCGAAGTGGCTGAATATGCTATGAGAACCGTTTATATTCGTGATGGTCGACTATATAATGACGAAAAGAGTGTGAAAAATCATGACTGA
- a CDS encoding ABC transporter permease, translated as MTDKIMIALKSIGKNKNRNFLTMLGIIIGIASVICILAIGDGFTHTVTKGMGNHNTRNKVILQWQPTSDYNTDGGFTPMDASVLSKVPGVDHVKLTSSIVEAGAKAQYKTKNVSIGLNKQPKHLKLVKGTYFTMTGASNGVYISEDLAHKLFKENAINRLISIDGTVFEVQGIYHIGGMDYRPDAYVSKQTFKNLFASQISKDQAKLYVQADANKKQIGKTAVKQMKKMGEQKNTGRYSVSNPDAVSKQFTRILNDITYFIAFIAGISLLIAGIGVMNVMYITVSERRKEIGIRRAFGATASDIRNQFLIESVVLCVIGGLIGIIFGYIFVSIINAFLPFKAVITAYAIILSLSVSTAVGLIFGFIPSNKAANSELVGLLKEE; from the coding sequence ATGACTGATAAAATTATGATTGCTCTTAAATCAATTGGTAAAAATAAGAATCGTAATTTCTTAACTATGCTCGGTATTATTATTGGTATCGCTAGTGTTATTTGTATTTTAGCCATTGGGGATGGCTTTACGCATACTGTTACGAAAGGTATGGGAAATCACAATACTCGTAACAAAGTGATTTTACAGTGGCAACCAACCTCAGATTATAATACTGACGGTGGTTTTACACCGATGGATGCCTCTGTTTTGAGCAAGGTGCCAGGTGTTGATCATGTTAAATTAACTAGTAGTATTGTTGAAGCCGGTGCTAAGGCTCAATATAAGACGAAAAATGTTTCAATTGGGTTGAACAAACAGCCTAAGCATTTGAAATTGGTCAAAGGTACCTACTTTACCATGACCGGTGCTTCAAATGGTGTTTATATTTCTGAAGATTTAGCACATAAACTCTTCAAAGAAAACGCCATTAATCGTTTGATCTCCATTGATGGGACCGTGTTTGAAGTCCAAGGAATTTATCATATTGGTGGGATGGATTATCGTCCAGACGCCTATGTATCTAAGCAAACTTTCAAAAATTTATTTGCTAGTCAAATTTCTAAAGATCAAGCTAAACTCTATGTTCAAGCTGATGCTAATAAGAAACAAATTGGTAAGACAGCCGTTAAGCAAATGAAGAAGATGGGCGAACAAAAGAATACTGGACGTTATTCAGTTTCTAACCCTGATGCTGTAAGCAAACAATTTACAAGAATTTTGAATGATATTACATACTTTATTGCCTTTATTGCTGGAATCTCATTATTGATTGCAGGTATCGGCGTTATGAACGTTATGTACATCACCGTTTCCGAACGTCGTAAAGAAATTGGTATCCGTCGAGCATTCGGTGCTACAGCTAGTGATATAAGAAATCAATTTTTGATTGAAAGTGTTGTTCTCTGCGTTATTGGGGGACTAATTGGTATTATCTTTGGATATATCTTCGTTTCAATTATCAATGCATTCTTACCATTTAAGGCCGTTATAACGGCGTACGCAATAATCCTTTCGCTATCAGTTTCGACCGCAGTTGGTTTGATATTTGGATTTATTCCATCAAATAAAGCTGCAAACTCCGAATTAGTTGGATTATTGAAAGAAGAGTAG
- a CDS encoding prolyl-tRNA synthetase associated domain-containing protein: MSPYEQVIAELEKLNISYDMVEHPAVYTTDKADEYIKGKAGIRTKSLFLTNRKKNAFYLVFMDDDKRLDMKHFAEIVGEKHVKFAAEELLMEKLGLKPGFVSIFGLLNNKEKDVQVYFEKEIVGDVPLTFHPNDNTKTLFVKMDDLVKFMNDLGVDYQVIAL, from the coding sequence ATGAGTCCATATGAACAAGTTATAGCTGAATTAGAAAAGTTGAATATTTCCTATGATATGGTTGAACACCCGGCAGTGTATACGACTGATAAAGCTGATGAATACATTAAAGGAAAAGCTGGTATTAGAACGAAGTCATTGTTTTTAACTAACAGGAAGAAAAATGCTTTTTATTTAGTGTTCATGGATGATGATAAACGACTAGATATGAAACATTTTGCGGAAATAGTGGGTGAGAAACACGTTAAGTTTGCCGCAGAAGAGTTATTGATGGAAAAGTTAGGTTTGAAACCAGGATTCGTCTCGATCTTTGGTTTGCTGAATAATAAGGAAAAAGATGTTCAAGTTTATTTTGAAAAAGAGATTGTGGGAGATGTGCCTTTGACTTTTCATCCTAATGATAATACGAAGACACTTTTTGTTAAGATGGATGATTTGGTTAAGTTTATGAATGATCTGGGGGTTGATTATCAGGTGATTGCATTATAA
- a CDS encoding LysR family transcriptional regulator: protein MFKDITIFQKVYESRSITKAAKELYVTQPSVSIQIKKLEDELGVQLFKRNGNKSLVPTENANRFYRDSQIILNNWENSLNHLVKKHRSNRIKCVIGASPTTANHVVPPLMQSLGKYFNRFDFELVTGDSERILEEIIKHEIDFGIVEKPIVTNDVEQVSFASDEMVLAGDIDSPEWIIGKPGSTQREYTEKYFNKHHIRPTRIIKVYDNNLIIKLVSRRIGKAVVSKRSIKGTLLPYEQLSDDFCNQFYLIHPKVAGSTETQKLIAWITTLLPQLRF, encoded by the coding sequence ATGTTTAAAGACATAACTATTTTTCAAAAGGTCTATGAAAGTCGTAGTATTACAAAGGCTGCCAAAGAACTGTATGTAACGCAACCCAGTGTATCTATCCAAATAAAAAAACTCGAAGATGAACTGGGAGTTCAATTATTTAAACGTAATGGAAACAAATCATTGGTTCCCACAGAAAATGCTAACCGCTTTTATCGTGATTCCCAAATCATCCTAAATAACTGGGAAAATTCTTTAAATCATTTAGTTAAAAAGCACCGCAGTAATCGGATAAAATGCGTTATTGGAGCTTCTCCTACAACTGCCAACCATGTTGTACCTCCACTAATGCAAAGTCTTGGAAAATACTTCAATCGGTTTGATTTCGAATTGGTTACTGGTGATTCTGAAAGAATTTTGGAGGAAATAATCAAACACGAAATAGACTTCGGTATTGTTGAAAAGCCTATTGTAACTAATGATGTTGAACAAGTATCGTTTGCTTCTGATGAAATGGTGTTGGCCGGTGATATTGATAGCCCCGAATGGATCATTGGTAAACCAGGTTCAACACAGCGTGAATATACCGAAAAATATTTTAACAAGCACCATATTCGTCCAACAAGAATCATTAAGGTTTATGATAACAACCTAATTATCAAACTAGTCTCTCGAAGAATTGGAAAAGCGGTAGTCTCAAAACGTTCTATAAAGGGCACTTTATTACCTTACGAGCAATTATCAGATGATTTTTGTAATCAATTTTATTTAATACATCCTAAAGTTGCTGGCTCAACAGAAACACAAAAACTAATTGCTTGGATAACCACGTTATTACCGCAATTACGATTTTGA
- a CDS encoding YeeE/YedE family protein: MKNWDRIIGFILLLILVVGAPFVLPSSMHYLRLLMGLALGYILSRSYTGFAGSVNRAYKTGSTKLMRTMMFMFLITAVANVTFLMFSKNLTSFDLSINPINIGLILGGLLFGFGMAFSSCCATGVMTDLATDLPRAGMTLIFFCLGVFLGFPLQATQSWIKGSIATSKTGTKFAQGVYMPDLFKWDGLDGYLGSVILTALLAGIVVYLSYRYEKKRRQSETYVGVPSEKVQDNPKPADVTHFTMNSKSTYDALFIKPWTLKQGAVGMTLIFVLMMGLTKSGWGASTPYGFWFGKTLNIFGVSASSLSNFTHQPAEVFSGPLLANGVTVQNLGIFLGAIIFILTAGLFKETMHSVSTLNMKSASLFALGGFTMGFGTRLSNGCNVGALYTPIAQFSVSGWIFLAALVLGGIFGNKLSKIAYGY; the protein is encoded by the coding sequence ATGAAAAATTGGGACAGAATTATTGGATTTATTTTGCTTTTGATTTTAGTTGTTGGTGCTCCATTTGTATTACCATCAAGTATGCATTATTTGAGGCTGCTTATGGGATTAGCCTTGGGTTATATATTATCTAGATCTTATACGGGATTTGCAGGCAGTGTAAACCGTGCCTATAAAACAGGTTCAACAAAATTAATGAGAACAATGATGTTTATGTTCTTAATAACTGCTGTTGCTAATGTTACGTTCTTAATGTTCTCTAAGAATTTGACGTCATTTGATTTATCAATTAATCCAATCAATATCGGTTTGATTCTAGGTGGATTATTGTTTGGATTCGGTATGGCTTTTTCATCGTGTTGTGCTACTGGTGTGATGACTGACTTGGCAACTGATTTGCCAAGGGCTGGTATGACACTTATCTTTTTCTGTTTAGGTGTTTTCTTGGGATTTCCTCTTCAGGCAACACAATCATGGATAAAAGGTTCAATCGCGACTTCTAAAACAGGTACTAAATTTGCTCAGGGTGTCTATATGCCTGATTTATTCAAATGGGATGGCTTAGACGGTTACCTTGGATCAGTTATTTTGACAGCTCTATTAGCTGGTATCGTAGTATATCTTTCATATCGTTATGAAAAAAAGCGCCGTCAGTCAGAAACATACGTCGGTGTTCCATCAGAAAAGGTACAGGATAATCCTAAACCTGCTGATGTTACACATTTTACTATGAATAGTAAATCTACTTATGATGCATTGTTCATTAAACCTTGGACTCTGAAGCAAGGCGCCGTTGGTATGACACTTATTTTTGTACTAATGATGGGATTAACAAAGTCAGGTTGGGGAGCTTCCACACCATATGGTTTTTGGTTTGGTAAGACATTAAACATTTTTGGTGTATCAGCTTCTTCACTTTCGAATTTTACTCATCAACCGGCCGAGGTGTTCTCAGGCCCACTTCTAGCAAATGGTGTGACGGTTCAAAATTTAGGTATCTTTTTAGGAGCAATTATTTTTATTTTAACTGCAGGCCTATTTAAAGAAACAATGCATTCTGTTTCAACCTTGAATATGAAGAGTGCATCATTGTTTGCCTTAGGTGGCTTTACAATGGGCTTTGGAACTAGATTATCAAATGGATGCAACGTTGGTGCTTTATATACTCCAATTGCCCAATTCTCAGTTTCTGGTTGGATTTTCTTGGCTGCCTTAGTTTTGGGTGGTATTTTCGGTAATAAATTATCTAAAATAGCTTATGGATATTAG
- a CDS encoding FAD-dependent oxidoreductase, which translates to MDNKKIVVVGGVAGGASAAARARRLDEFADITMFEKGPDVSFSNCSLPYHLSGLIPDADSIVLMNPTQFKHQYAIDAEVNSEVVDVDSDKKEVEVKNTQTGEIKQVPYDELILSPGANPILPSCIKGIDNDNVFTVRNVVDIKKIQTYLEVNNVTDVAIIGGGFIGLEVCENLAQTDKKVSLIEASSHVMGTIDDDFAELVHKELYDHGVNVVLDDGLAEITDSNVKLGSGREIKAQAVIVAIGVKPDTTLASKIGCKLGLTGGIAVDQHYQTSIPDIYAVGDAIEVTHMITRKKTRLALAFPAQMEARDAVDHIYGRTVENRGVIGSQAIHIFDINVASTGLTESECQKDGIDYRTATVIPKNQVGLMPDATPLYLKLIFGYPSGEVLGAQALGKSDVDKQIDIVATMISMHGHISDLTHLEVCYSPWFSTAKNAVNMAALVAENILNGEYQQVQVSDVRKLVEGGAFIIDAREPKEYEEGHLTTSVNIPLSQFRQRLDEIPMDRPVYVHCLSGQRSYNMVRALNNRGYKNVINISGSYLEICEYEYFKDQTTDRKPIVTNYRFDLL; encoded by the coding sequence ATGGATAATAAAAAAATTGTTGTTGTTGGTGGAGTTGCTGGTGGAGCATCAGCAGCGGCACGTGCACGTCGATTAGATGAATTTGCAGATATTACAATGTTTGAAAAGGGACCTGATGTTTCTTTTTCTAACTGTTCATTGCCATATCATTTAAGTGGATTGATTCCCGATGCAGATAGTATCGTTTTAATGAACCCTACGCAATTTAAACATCAATATGCGATTGATGCTGAAGTAAATTCTGAAGTTGTTGATGTAGATTCAGATAAAAAAGAAGTTGAAGTTAAAAATACACAAACGGGTGAGATAAAACAGGTCCCATATGACGAATTAATTTTGTCACCAGGAGCTAATCCGATTTTACCAAGTTGTATTAAAGGAATTGATAACGACAACGTTTTTACAGTCCGCAATGTTGTTGATATCAAGAAAATTCAAACATACTTGGAAGTTAATAATGTAACTGATGTAGCTATTATTGGTGGAGGATTCATCGGTTTAGAGGTCTGTGAAAATTTGGCACAAACTGATAAAAAAGTTTCCTTAATTGAAGCTTCTAGTCATGTTATGGGAACCATTGATGATGATTTTGCTGAATTAGTTCATAAAGAACTTTATGATCATGGAGTTAATGTTGTCTTAGATGATGGTTTGGCTGAAATTACGGATAGTAATGTGAAATTAGGTTCAGGTCGAGAAATAAAGGCTCAAGCAGTAATTGTAGCTATTGGTGTTAAACCAGATACGACGTTAGCAAGTAAAATCGGTTGTAAGTTAGGGTTAACCGGTGGAATTGCAGTTGATCAACATTATCAGACATCAATTCCAGATATTTATGCTGTCGGAGATGCCATTGAAGTTACACATATGATTACTCGTAAAAAGACCCGTTTGGCCTTAGCTTTCCCAGCTCAAATGGAAGCAAGAGATGCTGTTGACCATATTTACGGTCGTACAGTTGAAAATAGAGGTGTTATTGGTTCTCAAGCTATCCATATTTTTGATATAAACGTTGCTTCAACAGGATTAACTGAAAGTGAATGTCAAAAGGATGGCATAGATTATCGTACAGCTACCGTTATTCCAAAGAATCAAGTAGGTTTGATGCCAGATGCAACGCCGTTATACTTAAAATTGATTTTTGGTTACCCAAGTGGTGAAGTTCTAGGTGCTCAAGCATTAGGTAAGTCAGATGTTGATAAACAAATTGATATCGTTGCAACGATGATTTCCATGCATGGTCATATTTCCGATTTGACACATTTGGAAGTTTGTTACTCACCTTGGTTCAGTACGGCTAAGAATGCTGTAAATATGGCGGCATTAGTTGCAGAGAATATTTTGAATGGTGAATATCAACAGGTCCAAGTTAGCGATGTACGTAAACTTGTTGAGGGTGGCGCATTTATTATTGATGCCAGAGAACCAAAAGAATATGAAGAAGGACATCTTACAACTTCAGTTAATATTCCACTTAGCCAATTCCGTCAACGTTTAGATGAAATTCCAATGGATCGACCAGTATACGTACACTGTTTATCTGGCCAACGCAGTTATAATATGGTTCGTGCTTTAAATAACCGTGGTTATAAGAATGTCATTAATATTTCAGGTTCATATTTGGAAATTTGCGAGTATGAGTATTTTAAAGATCAAACAACAGATCGTAAACCAATTGTGACAAACTATCGTTTTGATTTATTGTAG
- a CDS encoding ABC transporter permease, protein MKKKSLLITTSVWIILLAIWFLVTNLKLVSPILFPSPQDVWFTFTSILVHGYNNISFWQHLGITLFRLFSALILAIVTAVPLGLASGMSEVIHAVVDSVIQFYRPIPPLAYYTILILWLGIGEGSKVILLYLAAFAPIYIACVEGVRHLNKDYILSAKSLGADKWSVFRWVIFPGALPDIFTGIRTAMGVSFSTLVAAEMVASTSGIGWMVIDASKYLKSSVMFMGIFILGGLGLLIDWLLQLLEKKWIFWKGKN, encoded by the coding sequence ATGAAGAAAAAATCATTACTAATAACTACTAGTGTTTGGATTATCTTATTAGCAATTTGGTTTTTGGTAACTAATTTGAAATTAGTTTCACCTATTTTGTTTCCATCACCACAAGACGTTTGGTTTACATTTACTAGTATTTTAGTTCATGGTTACAACAATATTTCTTTTTGGCAACATCTGGGGATTACCTTATTTCGCCTATTCTCAGCCTTGATTTTGGCAATTGTTACTGCTGTACCTTTAGGTTTGGCTTCGGGGATGTCTGAAGTAATCCATGCTGTTGTCGATTCCGTTATTCAATTTTATCGTCCTATCCCACCATTGGCCTACTACACCATTTTGATTTTGTGGCTAGGTATCGGTGAAGGTTCTAAAGTAATATTGCTTTATTTAGCAGCATTTGCTCCTATATACATTGCCTGTGTTGAAGGGGTTAGGCATTTAAATAAAGACTATATTTTAAGTGCCAAATCGCTTGGAGCTGATAAATGGTCGGTTTTTAGATGGGTCATTTTTCCAGGAGCTTTGCCTGATATTTTTACTGGAATTAGAACGGCTATGGGAGTCTCCTTTTCAACATTGGTTGCTGCGGAGATGGTGGCGTCGACATCCGGAATTGGCTGGATGGTTATTGATGCATCTAAATACCTGAAGAGTAGTGTTATGTTTATGGGCATTTTTATTCTGGGAGGATTAGGTTTATTAATTGACTGGCTTTTACAATTATTGGAGAAAAAGTGGATTTTTTGGAAGGGTAAAAACTGA